A part of Palaemon carinicauda isolate YSFRI2023 chromosome 8, ASM3689809v2, whole genome shotgun sequence genomic DNA contains:
- the LOC137645239 gene encoding craniofacial development protein 2-like translates to MVIIFCYAPTSEERKDEFYEELQSAIDEIPERDMKIVIGDLNAKVGRNKRGTKNLMGVKGLDKVANANGKHFIGFCSTSNHVIGGTPFQHKDIHRYTRTSPCDNYKYQIDHIAIYEETRRTLRNVRNFRSTDIGSDHQLFIATLKLKLKAPSRNVDRIPR, encoded by the coding sequence ATGGTCATTATATTTTGCTATGCACCaacctctgaagaaaggaaagatgaattctatgaagaactgcagagtgcaatagatgagatcccagaaagagatatgaaaattgtgattggtgacctcaatgctaaagttggaaggaataaaagAGGTACAAAGAAtttgatgggtgtcaagggtcttgacAAAGTTGCAAATGCAAATGGAAAACATTTTATAGGTTTTTGTTCAACAAGCAATCATGTTATTGGGGGTACtcctttccagcacaaggacatccacagatATACACGAACTTCACCATGTGATAATTACAAatatcagatagatcacatagccatttatGAAGAGacgaggaggactctgagaaatgtaagaaatttTAGAAgcacagatattggtagtgatcaccagctcttcattgccacactgaaattaaagctgaaagcaccctccagaaatgtagatagaatacctagataa